From Pseudarthrobacter equi, a single genomic window includes:
- a CDS encoding NAD-dependent epimerase/dehydratase family protein, whose product MKIAVTGGNGKLGRHVVRRLTDDGHQVLTLDRAGTRSPGLLVVDLRNYGQVLDALLGVDDRHDGFDAVVHLGAIPAPGILPDAATFENNMLSTYNVFQAARRAGIKKVVYASSETVLGLPFDVDPPYIPVDEEYPARPESTYSLVKKLEEQMAVEMTRWDPDLSIVGLRFSNVMDIEDYERFPSFDSDAMLRKWNLWGYIDGRDGALAVVKALENGKPGFEAFIVANADTVMSRSSASLAAEVFPVVKVTKDLGEHETMLSIDKARRLLGFEPEHSWRDHQGAGAAGADGGAGDQED is encoded by the coding sequence ATGAAGATTGCCGTCACCGGCGGAAACGGAAAACTCGGCCGGCATGTGGTCCGCCGCCTCACGGATGACGGCCACCAGGTCCTCACCCTGGACCGGGCGGGAACACGCAGCCCAGGGCTCCTGGTGGTGGACCTGCGCAACTACGGCCAGGTGCTGGACGCCCTGCTGGGCGTGGATGACCGCCACGACGGGTTCGACGCCGTGGTGCACCTTGGTGCCATACCGGCTCCGGGCATCCTTCCGGACGCCGCCACGTTCGAGAACAACATGCTCTCCACCTACAACGTCTTCCAGGCCGCGCGCCGCGCCGGGATAAAGAAGGTGGTGTACGCCTCCAGCGAGACGGTGCTTGGGCTGCCGTTCGACGTCGACCCGCCCTACATTCCCGTGGACGAGGAGTACCCGGCCCGGCCCGAAAGCACGTACTCCCTGGTCAAGAAGCTGGAAGAGCAGATGGCCGTGGAAATGACCCGCTGGGACCCGGACCTCAGCATCGTGGGACTGCGGTTCTCAAACGTCATGGACATCGAAGACTATGAGCGGTTCCCGTCCTTCGACTCCGACGCGATGCTGCGCAAGTGGAACCTCTGGGGCTACATCGACGGACGCGACGGCGCGCTGGCGGTAGTGAAGGCACTCGAGAACGGAAAGCCGGGGTTCGAAGCGTTCATCGTGGCCAACGCGGACACCGTCATGAGCCGGTCCAGCGCCAGCCTCGCCGCAGAGGTCTTCCCCGTCGTCAAGGTCACCAAGGATCTCGGCGAGCACGAAACCATGCTGTCCATCGACAAGGCCCGGCGGCTCCTCGGATTCGAGCCCGAGCACAGCTGGCGCGACCACCAGGGCGCGGGCGCAGCGGGCGCCGATGGGGGTGCCGGAGACCAGGAGGACTGA
- a CDS encoding adenylate kinase translates to MTRLLIIGPPGSGKGTQAEHLARHFNVPAVSTGDIFRSNVSRETELGRQAAGYLDGGSFVPDHLTNALVRDRLQDTDVRSGFLLDGYPRTPPQVAELDSMLAEQGRVLDAVIELLAPDAELEQRMHRRAQEQGRSDDTEEVFRRRLELYHTETHEVVSAYAGRGLLVSVDGTGDPGEITAQAIAAVEKFLASFPPRT, encoded by the coding sequence ATGACCAGACTGCTCATCATCGGTCCGCCGGGTTCGGGCAAGGGGACGCAGGCCGAACACCTTGCCCGTCACTTCAACGTTCCGGCCGTCTCCACGGGCGACATTTTCCGCAGCAACGTGAGCAGGGAAACGGAGCTTGGCCGCCAGGCCGCGGGATATCTCGACGGCGGCAGTTTCGTTCCGGACCACCTCACCAATGCGCTCGTCAGGGACCGGCTGCAGGACACGGACGTCCGTTCCGGTTTCCTGCTGGACGGCTATCCCCGCACCCCGCCGCAGGTGGCGGAGCTGGACAGCATGCTGGCCGAGCAGGGCCGGGTACTGGATGCCGTCATTGAACTGCTGGCACCCGACGCCGAACTCGAGCAGCGCATGCACCGGCGGGCACAGGAGCAGGGCCGCTCGGATGACACCGAGGAGGTGTTCCGCCGCCGGCTGGAGCTCTACCACACGGAAACGCATGAAGTAGTCTCGGCCTATGCGGGCCGCGGACTGTTGGTGTCCGTGGACGGCACCGGAGACCCCGGGGAGATCACCGCCCAGGCCATCGCCGCCGTCGAAAAATTCCTGGCCTCTTTCCCTCCCCGCACCTGA
- a CDS encoding GAF and ANTAR domain-containing protein, with protein MASESTAKTDTSITEHLHELVLSSSDVEDFLNELAQVSARNLSEPGDEILCAIALLRQRKPATVASSSPEAASLGLLEHQYPETPSLTASLEKVTVHVPDLEKDGSWPEYAEAVLGQGIRSVLALPFRLEGETKAALLLYSRRPHRFEGRALKFAEDFVGQTSLALRLAVRFAHYSETAANLRATLESRTVIDMAVGIIMAQNRCSQQDAFDILKTASSTRNSKLHEVASAVVNSLGQGPAKTHYDG; from the coding sequence GTGGCCAGCGAGTCAACAGCTAAAACCGATACATCCATCACTGAACACCTGCACGAGCTGGTCCTCAGCAGCTCCGACGTTGAGGACTTCCTTAATGAACTGGCGCAGGTGTCCGCACGCAATCTTTCCGAACCCGGCGACGAGATTTTGTGCGCCATCGCGCTGCTGCGGCAGCGCAAGCCCGCAACCGTGGCCAGCAGCAGCCCGGAAGCCGCATCGCTCGGCCTCCTCGAGCACCAGTACCCGGAGACGCCCAGCCTGACGGCGTCCTTGGAGAAGGTGACAGTGCATGTGCCGGACCTGGAAAAGGACGGCAGCTGGCCGGAGTATGCCGAGGCCGTCCTGGGCCAGGGGATCCGTTCTGTGCTTGCACTGCCGTTCCGGCTGGAGGGCGAAACCAAGGCCGCCCTGCTCCTGTATTCGCGGCGGCCGCACCGTTTCGAGGGGCGGGCGCTCAAGTTCGCCGAGGATTTCGTCGGCCAGACATCGCTGGCCCTCCGCCTGGCGGTGCGCTTTGCCCACTACAGCGAGACGGCGGCAAACCTGCGCGCCACGCTTGAATCCCGGACCGTGATCGATATGGCCGTGGGCATCATCATGGCGCAGAACCGGTGCAGCCAGCAGGACGCCTTCGATATCCTCAAGACCGCTTCCAGCACCCGCAACTCCAAACTGCACGAGGTGGCCAGCGCGGTGGTCAACTCCCTGGGCCAGGGGCCGGCGAAGACACACTACGACGGCTAG
- a CDS encoding response regulator transcription factor, which translates to MEQQRVCLVVEDNDDIRGLITVVLTRAGFEVRAVASGAEGIAAAADPSVSLVTLDLGLPDMDGHVVARAVRALSKAPLLFLTARSEEDDVLAGMASGAAAYLTKPFHPQELKDLANRLCPAAPAPAASSPEAPHISQANHINGKSFC; encoded by the coding sequence ATGGAACAACAACGTGTCTGCCTTGTGGTGGAGGACAACGACGATATCCGCGGTCTCATCACCGTGGTCCTGACGCGCGCCGGATTCGAGGTGCGGGCAGTGGCGAGCGGTGCTGAGGGCATCGCCGCCGCAGCCGACCCGTCGGTTTCGCTGGTAACGCTGGACCTTGGGCTGCCGGACATGGACGGCCACGTGGTGGCGCGGGCCGTCCGGGCGCTGAGCAAGGCGCCGCTGCTGTTCCTGACCGCCCGCTCCGAAGAGGACGATGTCCTGGCCGGGATGGCCTCGGGCGCAGCCGCCTACCTCACCAAGCCCTTCCACCCGCAGGAACTCAAGGACCTGGCCAACCGGCTTTGCCCCGCTGCGCCTGCCCCGGCGGCCTCCAGCCCAGAGGCTCCCCACATTTCACAGGCCAATCACATCAACGGCAAATCCTTCTGCTAA
- a CDS encoding phosphodiester glycosidase family protein encodes MTSQQTTKRKPGRVRRAVIAGAVALTLSAGGATAWALDRFVVQHVEISDVSAYQASQARTAQSGTAESGTTTASSDGSGTAAVTTDTSYTSDASNISISTVTTGSGDSAVTYYVADVVLDDATTLQSAFANDSFGENITETTSAIAEANNAIFAINGDYYGFRDTGIVIRNGVVFRDEGARQGLAFYRDGTVKVYDETSTTAEQLLADGVWNTLSFGPSLLDNGEVASGIEDVEVDTNFGNHSIQGEQPRTAVGIIDENHLVFVVVDGRSPGYSAGVTMTGLAEIMQGLGATTAYNIDGGGSSTMYFNGGLVNNPLGENKERGTSDILYIAG; translated from the coding sequence ATGACATCCCAGCAGACCACCAAACGTAAACCAGGCCGCGTCAGGCGAGCCGTCATCGCCGGGGCCGTAGCCCTTACTCTTTCCGCCGGCGGCGCCACCGCCTGGGCGCTGGACCGGTTCGTGGTCCAGCATGTGGAGATTTCGGACGTCTCCGCATACCAAGCCAGCCAGGCCAGGACCGCCCAAAGCGGCACTGCCGAGTCCGGCACCACCACCGCGTCCAGCGACGGATCCGGAACCGCAGCAGTCACCACTGATACGTCCTACACGTCGGATGCGTCCAACATCAGCATCTCCACGGTGACCACCGGCAGCGGCGACAGCGCCGTCACGTACTACGTTGCCGACGTCGTGCTCGATGACGCCACCACGCTGCAGTCCGCCTTCGCCAACGACAGTTTCGGCGAGAACATCACCGAAACCACCTCCGCCATCGCCGAGGCGAACAACGCCATCTTCGCCATCAACGGCGATTACTACGGGTTCCGGGACACCGGCATCGTGATCCGCAACGGCGTGGTGTTCCGCGACGAAGGCGCCCGGCAGGGCCTCGCCTTCTACCGCGACGGCACGGTCAAGGTCTACGACGAAACCAGCACCACCGCCGAACAATTACTGGCGGACGGCGTCTGGAACACCCTCTCCTTCGGCCCGTCACTCCTCGACAACGGTGAGGTGGCTTCCGGCATCGAAGACGTGGAGGTGGACACCAACTTCGGCAACCACTCCATCCAGGGCGAGCAGCCGCGCACCGCCGTGGGCATCATCGATGAAAACCACCTGGTGTTCGTGGTGGTGGATGGCCGCAGCCCCGGCTACAGCGCCGGCGTCACCATGACCGGCCTGGCCGAAATCATGCAGGGCCTGGGTGCCACCACCGCGTACAACATCGACGGCGGCGGATCGTCCACCATGTACTTCAACGGCGGGCTGGTCAACAACCCGCTGGGCGAGAACAAGGAACGCGGCACCTCCGACATTCTCTACATCGCCGGGTAG
- a CDS encoding bifunctional glycosyltransferase family 2/GtrA family protein, giving the protein MIILIPAYEPDHHLPALIRRIRAAEPWTAVVVVDDGSGPAYKGVFDDLRALGCHVLGYARNRGKGFALKAGFGFIADSLPGHDVVCADSDGQHTVTDILRVAGKVHGNGSDQRGAATMVLGSRSFTGDVPARSRLGNTATRALFTLATGERIPDTQTGLRGYPAALLPWLRSVRGDRYEYELNLLLEAKNAGYSIQSLDIATVYLDHNSGSHFRPLADSVRIYAPLLKFLGSSFAAFLVDTTVFLLLTVLVDSLLLAVLGARAVSSAVNFLVNRHVVFEHGRQRPARSAGLRYFSLVAVLLVANVALIWALEAIAVPALAAKILAEIMLLAISFSIQQRWLFARKQDRLPAAEPAREEAGKAAGKSPSEAHISG; this is encoded by the coding sequence ATGATCATCCTGATCCCGGCCTACGAACCGGACCACCACTTGCCCGCCCTGATCCGCCGGATCCGCGCCGCCGAGCCGTGGACCGCCGTCGTGGTGGTTGATGACGGCAGCGGCCCCGCCTACAAGGGCGTGTTCGACGACCTCAGGGCACTGGGGTGCCATGTCCTCGGCTACGCCCGCAACAGGGGAAAGGGCTTCGCCCTGAAGGCCGGCTTCGGCTTCATCGCGGACAGCCTGCCCGGCCATGACGTGGTGTGTGCGGACAGCGACGGCCAGCACACGGTGACGGACATCCTCAGGGTGGCCGGCAAGGTGCACGGGAACGGCAGTGACCAGCGCGGCGCGGCCACCATGGTGCTCGGCAGCAGGAGCTTCACAGGGGATGTGCCTGCCCGCAGCCGCCTCGGCAACACGGCCACCAGGGCGCTGTTCACCCTGGCCACCGGCGAGCGCATCCCGGACACCCAAACCGGGCTCCGCGGCTACCCGGCCGCCTTGCTCCCGTGGCTCCGGTCAGTCCGCGGCGACCGGTACGAGTACGAGCTGAACCTGTTGCTGGAAGCGAAGAACGCCGGCTACTCCATCCAGTCCCTGGACATCGCCACCGTGTACCTGGACCACAACTCCGGTTCCCATTTCCGCCCGCTGGCAGACTCCGTGCGCATCTACGCCCCGCTCCTGAAGTTCCTCGGTTCATCGTTCGCGGCGTTCCTGGTGGACACAACGGTGTTCCTGCTGCTCACTGTGCTGGTGGATTCGTTGCTCCTGGCCGTGCTGGGGGCCCGGGCAGTGAGTTCCGCGGTGAACTTCCTGGTGAACCGCCATGTGGTGTTCGAACACGGCAGGCAACGCCCGGCCCGGTCCGCGGGGCTCCGCTATTTCAGCCTGGTGGCGGTACTCCTCGTCGCCAACGTTGCGCTGATCTGGGCCCTCGAGGCGATTGCCGTGCCGGCCCTGGCGGCCAAGATCCTGGCCGAAATCATGCTGCTCGCCATCAGCTTCTCCATACAGCAGCGCTGGCTTTTCGCCCGGAAGCAGGATCGTCTTCCTGCCGCAGAACCCGCACGCGAAGAGGCTGGGAAGGCTGCCGGCAAATCCCCCTCCGAAGCTCATATATCCGGCTAG
- a CDS encoding DUF4956 domain-containing protein has product MNLIFILADLAAISILTFALYLRRHRRRDLVVSYLGMNVGVLAVATALSGSAAGLGLGLGLFGVLSIIRLRSTELAQHEVAYYFSALALGLIAGLGIEPLWLTVSLMALILLVMFVGDHPKVLPAHRHQTVILDRAIAEDGELYARLEEVLHGKVHSATIQQLDLVNDKTIVDVRYAYSPAAYPAPSVTGTLTGYTTTAPATAGTIPAAEYIPSPEQLPGHVQAGVR; this is encoded by the coding sequence ATGAACCTCATTTTCATCCTCGCCGACCTGGCAGCCATCAGCATCCTCACCTTCGCCCTCTACCTCCGCCGCCACCGCCGGCGCGACCTGGTGGTCTCCTACCTCGGCATGAACGTGGGGGTCCTGGCCGTCGCCACTGCACTGTCCGGCTCAGCGGCCGGACTGGGACTGGGACTGGGACTGTTCGGCGTCCTGTCCATCATCAGGCTCCGCTCCACCGAACTGGCCCAGCACGAGGTGGCCTACTACTTCTCGGCACTGGCCCTGGGCCTGATCGCCGGGCTCGGGATCGAGCCGCTCTGGCTGACCGTTTCGCTGATGGCCCTGATCCTGCTGGTGATGTTCGTGGGCGACCACCCCAAGGTCCTGCCGGCGCACCGCCACCAGACAGTCATCCTGGACCGGGCCATCGCCGAAGACGGCGAGCTGTACGCCCGGCTGGAGGAAGTGCTGCACGGAAAGGTCCACTCCGCCACCATCCAGCAGCTGGACCTGGTCAATGACAAGACCATCGTGGACGTCCGCTACGCCTACTCCCCCGCCGCCTACCCCGCCCCTTCCGTCACGGGAACCCTCACGGGATATACGACGACGGCGCCGGCCACAGCAGGCACCATCCCCGCCGCTGAGTACATCCCCAGCCCGGAGCAGCTTCCCGGCCACGTCCAGGCAGGCGTGCGATGA
- a CDS encoding polyphosphate polymerase domain-containing protein, which produces MNLAGAAVGNLHLFPSVGLDELNAEAALQTRVDRKYVLATGTARHLLATFGADMRVLEMDGARSFAYDSVYFDTAALDSYLLAARGRRRRYKIRTRTYVDSAISFLEVKTEGAREATVKERIPYLPEDRSRLTAEGLDYVRETLAAAVGSVPAGTLEPVLETRYQRTTFYLQESGSRATIDTGVTWQRPGREPWLLHDAVILETKSGSTAGPLDRHLWAAGVRPSRISKFATGMAALRPELPANRWNRTLSRSLPLRPAA; this is translated from the coding sequence ATGAACCTCGCGGGCGCCGCCGTCGGGAATCTCCATCTCTTCCCCTCCGTGGGACTGGATGAACTGAACGCGGAGGCCGCACTCCAGACCCGCGTGGACCGCAAATACGTACTGGCCACCGGGACCGCGCGGCACCTGCTGGCCACCTTCGGGGCGGACATGCGGGTCCTGGAAATGGACGGAGCCCGCAGCTTCGCCTACGACTCCGTCTACTTCGACACCGCCGCCCTGGACAGCTACCTGCTGGCAGCCCGCGGCCGGCGCCGCCGCTACAAGATCCGCACGCGGACCTACGTGGACAGCGCCATCAGCTTCCTGGAAGTCAAAACCGAAGGCGCCCGGGAAGCCACCGTCAAGGAACGCATTCCATACCTGCCCGAGGACCGTTCACGGCTGACTGCCGAGGGGCTGGACTATGTTCGGGAAACCCTGGCCGCCGCGGTGGGGTCAGTCCCCGCCGGAACCCTGGAACCCGTCCTCGAAACCCGGTACCAGCGGACCACCTTCTACCTCCAGGAGTCCGGCAGCCGCGCCACCATCGATACCGGTGTGACGTGGCAGCGGCCAGGCCGGGAGCCGTGGCTCCTGCACGACGCCGTCATCCTCGAGACCAAGTCCGGTTCCACCGCCGGGCCGCTGGACCGGCACCTGTGGGCAGCCGGCGTCAGGCCGTCCCGGATCTCCAAGTTCGCCACCGGGATGGCCGCCCTCCGGCCAGAGCTTCCCGCCAACCGCTGGAACCGCACCTTGTCCCGCAGCCTCCCCCTCCGCCCAGCCGCCTGA
- a CDS encoding carbohydrate-binding domain-containing protein, translating into MKSLRTYLSVAAMAAAIGLAGCSVAGTSPTGITGTSSTGSSSSASSSSAGTTTAVSLDTLAQDTHFDGDDLIWDAASEVAVTLADGASAVASGSSSGVSVNGDTVTISAAGTYRLSGSLTDGRIVVAAGEEDTVRIILDGATLANSTGSPFVVESADEAIVYLADGTNNSISDAATYSDQGTDAPNAALYSKADLTVAGPGTLAVDGNYNDGISSKDGLVLAGGTVTVDAADDGIVGKDYAVLLDGAYQVTAADDGFKSDNDTDEGRGWVLINGGTLTVSAGDDGVKAFNTLTIAAGDTTVKESEEGLEAQHIVVSGGTANITSNDDGVNASGGSSTASSGTGAGGGMGGGSMEAGDYTVDISGGLLTINAQGDGLDSNGNATISGGTVVVNGPTNDGNGALDVNGELAVSGGTVAAAGSAGMAVTPGASSTQSGVQVTLGSSVPAGTVIQIADPSGTVVAAFVTTKAAASLVFSSAAITAGTEYTVYTGGTATVSAGLGEGSLDGATKVDTVTAGEYTAEQGPGGGGGGFRR; encoded by the coding sequence ATGAAAAGCCTCCGCACTTACCTTTCCGTTGCCGCCATGGCAGCCGCCATCGGCCTGGCCGGCTGCTCCGTGGCCGGCACGTCCCCCACCGGCATCACCGGCACCTCAAGCACCGGTTCCTCCAGTTCGGCCTCCTCCAGCTCCGCCGGCACCACCACGGCGGTGTCACTGGACACGCTTGCCCAGGACACCCACTTCGACGGCGACGACCTCATCTGGGATGCCGCCTCCGAAGTAGCCGTGACCTTGGCGGACGGCGCCAGTGCCGTGGCATCCGGGTCGTCATCCGGCGTCTCGGTGAACGGCGACACTGTCACCATCAGCGCCGCGGGCACCTACCGCCTCAGCGGGTCGCTCACCGACGGCAGGATCGTGGTGGCCGCGGGCGAGGAGGACACCGTCCGCATCATCCTGGACGGCGCCACCCTGGCAAACTCCACGGGGTCCCCCTTCGTGGTGGAAAGCGCAGACGAGGCGATCGTCTACCTGGCGGACGGCACCAATAACTCGATCAGCGACGCCGCCACCTACTCCGATCAGGGAACGGACGCCCCCAACGCCGCCCTCTATTCCAAGGCGGACCTCACTGTTGCCGGCCCGGGCACCCTGGCCGTGGACGGCAACTACAACGACGGCATCTCCAGCAAGGACGGGCTGGTCCTGGCCGGCGGCACCGTGACGGTGGACGCGGCAGACGACGGCATCGTGGGCAAGGACTACGCCGTGCTGCTGGACGGCGCCTACCAGGTGACCGCGGCCGACGACGGCTTCAAGTCCGACAATGACACCGACGAGGGCCGCGGCTGGGTCCTCATCAATGGCGGCACCCTCACCGTGTCGGCCGGCGATGACGGGGTCAAGGCCTTCAACACCCTCACCATCGCCGCCGGCGACACCACCGTCAAGGAATCCGAGGAGGGCCTGGAGGCCCAGCACATAGTAGTGTCCGGCGGCACCGCCAACATCACCTCCAACGACGACGGCGTGAACGCCTCGGGCGGCAGCAGCACGGCTTCTTCGGGTACAGGAGCAGGCGGCGGCATGGGCGGCGGCAGCATGGAAGCGGGCGATTACACCGTGGACATCAGCGGCGGCCTGCTGACCATCAATGCGCAGGGCGACGGCCTCGACTCCAACGGCAACGCCACTATTTCCGGCGGCACCGTGGTAGTCAACGGCCCCACGAACGACGGGAACGGTGCCCTGGACGTCAACGGCGAACTAGCCGTATCCGGCGGAACCGTGGCCGCTGCCGGCAGCGCCGGCATGGCGGTCACCCCCGGGGCGTCCTCCACCCAGTCCGGCGTGCAGGTGACGCTCGGCTCGTCCGTCCCGGCCGGCACCGTCATCCAGATCGCCGATCCGTCCGGGACCGTGGTGGCAGCGTTCGTCACCACCAAGGCCGCTGCGTCGCTGGTCTTCTCCTCAGCGGCAATCACCGCGGGCACGGAATACACCGTCTACACCGGGGGCACGGCAACGGTGAGCGCGGGCCTGGGCGAGGGCTCGCTCGACGGCGCCACGAAGGTTGATACCGTCACCGCCGGCGAATACACGGCGGAGCAGGGCCCCGGCGGCGGAGGCGGCGGCTTCCGGCGGTAG
- a CDS encoding alpha/beta fold hydrolase — MAFITVGTENSTDIELYYEDHGSGQPVVLIHGYPLDGASWERQATALLAAGYRVITYDRRGFGKSSKATEGYDYDTFAADLNTLLTTLDLSNTVLVGFSMGTGEVARYLGTYGSERVAKAAFLGSLEPFLLKTDDNPGGVPQEVFDGLKEAVTADRYAFFTEFFKNFYNSDSFLGTPRLSQEAVTASWNVAAGSGATASVAAQATWITDFRQDIPKIDVPALIVHGTADNILPIDSTGRLFAKALPEAEYVEIEGAPHGLLLTHAAEVNEALLGFLAKQG; from the coding sequence ATGGCTTTCATTACCGTTGGAACTGAAAACAGCACCGACATCGAGCTCTACTACGAGGACCACGGCTCCGGCCAGCCGGTGGTGCTGATCCACGGCTACCCGCTGGACGGTGCGTCCTGGGAGCGGCAGGCCACTGCCCTCCTGGCTGCCGGCTACCGCGTGATCACTTACGACCGGCGCGGCTTCGGGAAGTCCAGCAAGGCCACCGAAGGCTACGACTACGACACGTTCGCGGCGGACCTCAATACCCTGCTGACCACGCTGGACCTCAGCAACACCGTCCTCGTGGGGTTCTCCATGGGCACGGGCGAGGTGGCACGCTACCTGGGGACCTACGGGTCGGAGCGCGTTGCCAAGGCCGCATTCCTCGGGTCCCTGGAACCGTTCCTGCTCAAGACCGACGACAACCCCGGCGGCGTTCCGCAGGAGGTTTTCGACGGGCTGAAGGAAGCCGTCACCGCTGACCGGTATGCATTCTTCACCGAGTTCTTCAAGAACTTCTACAACTCGGACTCGTTCCTGGGCACGCCCCGCCTCAGCCAGGAGGCCGTCACCGCCAGCTGGAACGTGGCAGCAGGCTCCGGTGCCACCGCATCCGTGGCCGCGCAGGCCACCTGGATCACGGACTTCCGCCAGGACATCCCCAAGATCGACGTTCCTGCGCTGATCGTGCACGGCACCGCGGACAACATCCTGCCCATCGACTCCACCGGGCGGCTGTTCGCCAAGGCACTGCCGGAAGCCGAGTACGTGGAAATCGAGGGGGCGCCGCATGGCCTGCTCCTGACCCACGCCGCCGAGGTCAACGAAGCCCTGCTCGGTTTCCTGGCCAAGCAGGGCTGA
- a CDS encoding ArsR/SmtB family transcription factor — protein MNADTNECSLGADSQYVELAVEVFSMLADGTRVRIILALRDGEMAVGALADVVGKSPAAVSQHLAKMRLARMVSTRQDGTRVLYRLENEHARQLVADAIFQAEHALGGEPAHHRLPGKGGEGHAS, from the coding sequence ATGAATGCAGATACGAACGAATGCTCGCTGGGCGCGGACAGCCAATATGTGGAGCTGGCCGTGGAGGTCTTTTCCATGCTGGCCGACGGCACGCGGGTACGGATCATCCTGGCGCTGCGCGACGGCGAAATGGCCGTGGGTGCATTGGCAGACGTGGTGGGCAAGTCCCCTGCCGCCGTCTCGCAGCATCTGGCGAAAATGCGGCTGGCCCGTATGGTCTCCACCCGCCAGGACGGGACCCGGGTGCTGTACCGACTGGAGAACGAGCATGCCCGCCAGCTCGTGGCCGACGCCATCTTCCAGGCGGAGCACGCTTTGGGTGGCGAGCCGGCCCACCACCGACTACCCGGCAAAGGCGGAGAGGGGCACGCCTCGTGA
- a CDS encoding cation diffusion facilitator family transporter: MELFVPHTHDSADSIDDAMEASIEGIRALKISLFVLLGTTVLQFMVVLFSSSVALLADTIHNFSDALTAVPLWIAFILGRKAASRRYTFGFGRAEDLAGLFIVGVVALSAVVAGWQSVDRLIHPQPLQNLGWVMAAGLIGFAGNEAVAMYRIRVGRRIGSAALVADGVHARTDGFTSLAVVLGALGVMLGFPLADPIVGLLISVAIMVLLWGTVRSIGHRLMDGIEPDLVSRAAEALEGTPGVLGVQRLQLRWSGHRLHGTAIVLVEDGSLSSAQDVLDQAGHRLRHALPKLDDLVLSPGRRA; the protein is encoded by the coding sequence ATGGAGCTGTTCGTCCCCCACACGCACGACTCCGCGGATTCGATCGACGACGCGATGGAGGCCAGCATCGAGGGCATCCGCGCCCTGAAAATCAGCCTGTTCGTGCTGCTGGGCACCACCGTGCTGCAGTTCATGGTGGTGCTGTTCAGCAGTTCCGTGGCACTGCTCGCGGACACCATCCACAACTTTTCCGATGCCCTGACGGCGGTGCCGCTGTGGATCGCTTTCATCCTGGGCCGCAAGGCGGCTTCCCGCCGCTACACGTTCGGGTTCGGGCGGGCAGAGGACCTGGCCGGGCTCTTCATCGTGGGGGTGGTGGCCCTCTCGGCCGTGGTGGCCGGCTGGCAGTCCGTGGACCGGCTGATCCATCCGCAGCCGCTGCAGAACCTGGGCTGGGTGATGGCGGCCGGGCTGATCGGCTTCGCCGGAAACGAGGCCGTGGCCATGTACCGCATCCGGGTAGGCCGCAGAATCGGGTCCGCCGCGTTGGTGGCCGACGGCGTCCATGCCAGGACGGACGGCTTCACGTCCCTGGCTGTGGTGCTGGGTGCCCTTGGCGTCATGCTGGGCTTCCCGCTGGCGGACCCCATCGTGGGCCTGCTGATATCCGTGGCGATCATGGTGCTGCTGTGGGGAACCGTCCGCAGTATCGGCCACCGGCTCATGGACGGCATTGAACCCGATCTGGTGTCCCGTGCCGCCGAGGCGCTGGAAGGCACCCCGGGGGTTCTTGGGGTGCAGCGCCTGCAGCTGCGCTGGAGCGGCCACCGGCTGCATGGCACCGCCATCGTGCTGGTGGAGGACGGCAGCCTGTCCTCGGCCCAGGATGTGCTGGACCAGGCAGGCCACCGGCTCAGGCACGCCCTGCCGAAACTGGATGACTTGGTCCTGTCACCCGGCAGGCGCGCCTAG